The Microbacterium paraoxydans genome includes a window with the following:
- a CDS encoding EamA family transporter, with product MQRPAASGPLMGVALVIGSCLSLPFGAAVAAQLFPVLGPWGVTSLRVAIAALLLVVIVRPRPRAWTRSQWLAAVLFGVSLAAMNGFFYAAIDRIPLGPAVAIEFLGPLVLAAVLTRRLADAVWVGVALLGMALLGVDGLVGAEPLDPLGVVFILIAAGFWVMYIRMSARVGALIPGSSGLAMGLVVAAVLLIPVGVPAAATVALDPQLLLLAAVTAVLSSVIPYSFELAALRRLPQRVFGVLLSLEPAFATLAGWLILGQDATPLRLLAVALVIAASVGTTLGVRRDRRGDGPAGPFTAPIPLPD from the coding sequence GTGCAGAGACCCGCGGCATCCGGCCCCCTCATGGGCGTCGCGCTCGTCATCGGATCCTGCCTCTCGCTGCCGTTCGGCGCCGCCGTGGCCGCGCAGCTCTTCCCCGTCCTCGGGCCGTGGGGCGTGACGTCGCTCCGCGTCGCGATCGCCGCGCTGCTGCTGGTCGTCATCGTGCGCCCGCGGCCCCGCGCCTGGACCCGGTCGCAGTGGCTCGCCGCCGTGCTGTTCGGGGTGTCCCTGGCCGCGATGAACGGGTTCTTCTACGCGGCGATCGACCGCATCCCCCTGGGGCCCGCCGTGGCCATCGAGTTCCTCGGGCCGCTCGTGCTCGCCGCCGTGCTGACCCGCCGTCTCGCCGACGCGGTCTGGGTGGGCGTGGCCCTGCTGGGCATGGCGCTGCTCGGCGTCGACGGCCTCGTCGGCGCCGAGCCCCTCGATCCGCTGGGCGTCGTCTTCATCCTCATCGCGGCCGGATTCTGGGTCATGTACATCCGGATGAGCGCGCGCGTCGGCGCCCTCATCCCCGGCAGCAGCGGTCTCGCGATGGGACTCGTCGTCGCGGCGGTGCTCCTCATCCCCGTGGGCGTGCCCGCGGCGGCGACGGTGGCGCTGGATCCGCAGCTCCTCCTGCTCGCGGCGGTCACCGCGGTGCTGTCGTCCGTGATCCCGTACAGCTTCGAGCTCGCGGCGCTCCGCCGGCTCCCACAGCGGGTGTTCGGCGTGCTGCTGAGCCTGGAGCCCGCGTTCGCGACCCTCGCCGGGTGGCTCATCCTCGGACAGGACGCCACGCCGCTGCGGCTGCTCGCGGTGGCGCTCGTGATCGCCGCGAGCGTCGGGACGACGCTGGGCGTGCGCCGCGACCGGAGGGGCGACGGCCCCGCGGGACCGTTCACCGCGCCGATCCCGCTTCCCGACTGA
- a CDS encoding SDR family oxidoreductase, whose translation MTDTTRDGGLTDPRHAHHEDGFPAQSQDQPGLTEKTTPEPDHGEQSYVGHGRLEGRRALITGGDSGIGRAVAIAFAREGADVAIAHMPEEQADAEETLALVREAGRTGVSIPGDVREEAFATDAVHRARRELGGLDVLVLNAAYQHDIDGFENLDTEKMRRVFDTNLAGLVFSARAAFPDLEPGSSIIVTSSVQSAQPSPGLIDYAMTKAAQVAFVKALAEEAGPRGVRVNAVAPGPIWTPLIPATGWGPERLETFGQDTPLGRAGQPAELAGAYVYLASAESSYVSGAVLAVTGGKPL comes from the coding sequence ATGACCGACACCACCCGCGACGGCGGCCTCACCGACCCCCGACACGCCCACCACGAGGACGGCTTCCCGGCGCAGAGCCAGGACCAGCCGGGCCTCACCGAGAAGACGACCCCGGAGCCGGACCACGGCGAGCAGTCCTACGTCGGCCACGGCCGGCTCGAGGGACGGCGCGCTCTCATCACCGGTGGTGATTCCGGCATCGGACGGGCGGTCGCGATCGCCTTCGCCCGCGAGGGTGCCGACGTGGCCATCGCGCACATGCCCGAGGAGCAGGCGGACGCGGAGGAGACGCTCGCGCTCGTCCGCGAAGCCGGTCGCACCGGCGTCAGCATCCCGGGCGACGTCCGCGAGGAGGCCTTCGCGACCGATGCGGTGCACCGTGCGCGTCGCGAGCTCGGCGGACTCGACGTGCTCGTGCTCAACGCGGCCTATCAGCACGACATCGACGGCTTCGAGAACCTCGACACCGAGAAGATGCGCCGCGTGTTCGACACGAACCTCGCCGGCCTCGTCTTCTCGGCCCGGGCTGCGTTCCCCGACCTCGAGCCGGGATCCAGCATCATCGTGACCTCGTCGGTGCAGTCGGCGCAGCCGTCGCCGGGACTCATCGACTACGCCATGACGAAGGCGGCGCAGGTCGCGTTCGTCAAGGCGCTCGCGGAGGAGGCCGGGCCGCGCGGCGTGCGCGTCAACGCCGTCGCGCCGGGGCCGATCTGGACGCCGCTGATCCCCGCGACCGGATGGGGGCCGGAGCGCCTGGAGACGTTCGGACAGGACACCCCGCTCGGACGCGCGGGGCAGCCCGCAGAACTCGCCGGTGCCTACGTGTACCTCGCCTCGGCGGAGTCGTCGTACGTATCCGGCGCGGTGCTCGCGGTGACGGGTGGCAAGCCGCTCTGA
- a CDS encoding DUF7882 family protein encodes MGKFIYEGSVKTEIEDRALTHLQLVITAKLRRGEPFPFNWREDASVGGGRTTVWIQPGSSLVFKYFGSRQPAVNRAWVEALAFTANSPSGLYLVPEPAEGAEPPHGDVSSAG; translated from the coding sequence ATGGGCAAGTTCATCTACGAAGGCAGCGTGAAGACCGAGATCGAGGACCGGGCACTCACGCACCTGCAGCTCGTCATCACGGCCAAGCTGCGTCGCGGCGAGCCGTTCCCGTTCAACTGGCGCGAGGACGCCAGCGTCGGCGGCGGCCGGACCACCGTCTGGATCCAGCCGGGCAGCTCTCTCGTCTTCAAGTACTTCGGCAGCCGCCAGCCCGCGGTCAACCGGGCCTGGGTCGAAGCGCTCGCCTTCACCGCGAATTCCCCCAGCGGGCTCTACCTCGTCCCCGAGCCCGCCGAGGGCGCCGAGCCCCCGCACGGCGACGTCTCCTCCGCCGGCTGA
- a CDS encoding FHA domain-containing protein → MTDRHIDDRPDEGYTPGTTHAERGAGNPRLRVRRDDERTEFALDMEEVRIGSAAGNELRLADTEPVHATVVHDDRDEYVVTLHADGEMNSNPDADATHPGDRTETLRTGSRFTVGPWELVFAREEFADHGRPFGGRQGGEYSDQPLQEARAGYDADDERLSQADVNDERSQSDSKAD, encoded by the coding sequence ATGACTGACCGCCACATCGACGACCGTCCCGACGAGGGCTACACGCCCGGCACAACCCACGCCGAGCGCGGCGCGGGCAACCCGCGACTGCGCGTGCGGCGCGACGACGAGCGCACCGAGTTCGCGCTCGACATGGAGGAGGTCCGCATCGGATCGGCCGCCGGGAACGAGCTGCGCCTCGCCGACACCGAGCCGGTGCACGCGACGGTCGTGCACGACGACCGTGACGAGTACGTGGTGACCCTGCACGCCGACGGTGAGATGAACTCCAACCCCGATGCCGACGCGACCCACCCGGGCGACCGCACGGAGACGCTGCGTACCGGATCGCGCTTCACGGTGGGCCCGTGGGAGCTGGTCTTCGCCCGCGAGGAGTTCGCCGACCACGGCCGTCCGTTCGGTGGACGCCAGGGCGGCGAGTACTCCGACCAGCCGCTGCAGGAGGCGCGTGCGGGCTACGACGCCGACGACGAGCGGCTGTCCCAGGCCGACGTCAACGACGAGCGGTCTCAGTCGGACTCCAAGGCCGACTGA
- a CDS encoding DUF6766 family protein has protein sequence MRSRIKDHALSLFFLALFVLALAGQAVAGYLRNNDELLDHGQPTIGFGDFLWSSDFAVDVAENWQSEFLQFFLFIAATIWFVQKGSPESKKPGDEGPGSDADQLVGAHARPDSPRWARAGGWRAAVFGNSLLLVMGAVFVLSWLAQSLAGTVVMNEENAMHGLAAITWGDYVTSSDFWDRTLQNWQSEFLAVGTMVAFAIYLRQRGSAESKPVGTPHHQSALESD, from the coding sequence ATGCGCTCGCGGATCAAGGACCACGCCCTCAGCCTCTTCTTCCTCGCCCTCTTCGTGCTGGCTCTGGCCGGACAGGCCGTCGCCGGCTACCTCCGGAACAACGACGAGCTCCTCGACCACGGGCAGCCGACGATCGGCTTCGGAGACTTCCTCTGGTCGTCCGACTTCGCGGTCGACGTCGCCGAGAACTGGCAGTCGGAGTTCCTGCAGTTCTTCCTCTTCATCGCCGCGACGATCTGGTTCGTGCAGAAGGGCTCCCCGGAGTCGAAGAAGCCCGGCGACGAGGGGCCGGGCAGCGATGCCGATCAGCTCGTCGGCGCGCACGCCCGCCCGGACTCTCCGCGGTGGGCCCGGGCGGGCGGGTGGCGAGCGGCGGTGTTCGGCAACTCGCTGCTGCTCGTGATGGGGGCGGTTTTCGTGCTGTCCTGGCTCGCGCAGTCGCTCGCCGGGACAGTGGTCATGAACGAGGAGAACGCGATGCACGGCCTCGCCGCGATCACCTGGGGCGACTACGTGACCAGCTCCGACTTCTGGGACCGCACCCTGCAGAACTGGCAGTCCGAGTTCCTCGCGGTGGGGACGATGGTCGCGTTCGCGATCTACCTCCGCCAGCGGGGGTCAGCGGAGTCGAAGCCCGTCGGCACCCCGCACCATCAGTCGGCCTTGGAGTCCGACTGA
- a CDS encoding CinA family protein has translation MTAPNETPDLEHLGELARSRGLRVSVAESLTSGRLANTIGAGEGASGWFAGGIVAYFTEVKERVLGLTPGTDPTSAACAEQLARGARELFDADICVSTTGVGGPGPEGGHPAGTVYLGWATNDDAGHRRLALTGDPDEILSASVDAAVRLLAFHAEGLHPAGPRRTGSD, from the coding sequence ATGACCGCACCGAACGAGACCCCCGACCTCGAGCACCTCGGCGAGCTCGCCCGCAGCCGAGGTCTGCGCGTGAGCGTGGCGGAGTCGCTCACCTCCGGACGCCTCGCGAACACGATCGGTGCGGGCGAAGGGGCGTCGGGGTGGTTCGCCGGCGGCATCGTCGCGTACTTCACGGAGGTCAAGGAGAGGGTGCTGGGGCTGACCCCGGGGACCGACCCGACGTCCGCCGCCTGCGCCGAGCAGCTCGCCCGGGGCGCACGGGAGCTCTTCGACGCCGACATCTGCGTCTCGACGACCGGGGTGGGCGGGCCCGGTCCGGAGGGCGGTCATCCCGCCGGCACGGTGTACCTCGGCTGGGCCACCAACGACGACGCCGGGCACCGGAGGCTGGCCCTGACCGGCGACCCGGACGAGATCCTGTCGGCGAGCGTCGACGCCGCGGTGCGCCTGCTCGCTTTCCACGCCGAGGGACTCCATCCCGCAGGGCCTCGGCGCACCGGTTCCGACTGA